A region from the Linepithema humile isolate Giens D197 chromosome 1, Lhum_UNIL_v1.0, whole genome shotgun sequence genome encodes:
- the LOC136997182 gene encoding uncharacterized protein isoform X2, which translates to MNFESANKISQEYVRKLLLNHIPDSEGTVLYLKLLNYIILSYTDLYLTPLERLSKLWYCVFIIRIWRNWIKGNRKYTLTDNFLSLNCYACIEINAHSMINMIQKLRDCNMSHLFMPPLFSSQPCEAFFRQIRSMSTTYSTIVNCSLLDVIHRIKKIQLQTDILASKLNKNISFPRIEYKVKTIQIQPNLPTNDDIYEAIEKARKKAITDAHKFDLEPGELNCNLPLIVDARVDDSKADFFDGENRDENDILYDYVDGTRENSTITSASIRASTSRSMEQEDDEFPAEDILEDVSTLSCMSDGYLNMKNYGETTLALSKTSPFTIVADARGKEMVVRKSSICWLLNKNCGRLSSDRLQRVMEKEFSSKPKSTLRSNLLTPSCRTCDDVTVGKSEKSREFSKECAIINYESNREVGVLCSWYSYDTEGNVKPILIESHGYISLRNYVCTITNGFIENKLKLHETVLKYIKSFVETEPIANPNDYVLVPFETNKSFIYYIGVVIFSKENEYNIKFMKKKENYLFYFPKRDDICVVKSVNIVRKLSSPNIDAKGLYSFSPQELATYKLG; encoded by the exons ATGAATTTTGAATCTGCTAACAAAATATCACAAGAATATGTTCGGAAATTACTACTTAATCATATCCCTGATTCTGAGGGTACCGtgctatatttaaaattattaaattatataatactgtCATATACTGATCTCTATTTAACACCTTTAGAAAGGCTATCTAAATTATGGTACTGTGTGTTTATAATACGAATATGGCGCAACTGGATAAAAGGTAACCGAAAGTATACTTTAACAGACAactttttaagtttaaattgTTATGCCTGTATTGAAATCAATGCACATAGTATGATAAATATGATACAAAAGTTAAGAGATTGCAATATGTCACATTTGTTTATGCCGCCATTGTTTAGTAGTCAGCCTTGTGAGGCATTTTTTCGTCAAATTAGATCTATGTCCACTACTTACTCGACTATTGTAAATTGTAGTTTACTTGATGTCATACACAGAATTAAGAAGATACAATTACAAACCGATATCTTAGCcagcaaattaaataaaaatattagtttccCGAGAATAGAATATAAAGTGAAAACAATACAGATTCAGCCCAATTTACCAACTAATGACGATATTTACGAAGCGATCGAAAAAGCTAGGAAAAAAGCTATCACTGATGCTCACAAGTTTGATCTAGAGCCGGGAGAACTAAATTGCAATTTACCTTTAATAGTTGATGCGAGAGTTGATGACTCTAAAGCCGACTTCTTTGATGGTGAAAACCGAGATgaaaacgatattttatatgactaTGTAGACGGCACTAGAGAAAATAGTACGATTACATCAGCTTCTATTCGAGCTTCTACTTCTAGAAGTATGGAGCAAGAAGATGACGAATTTCCAGCAGAAGATATCCTTGAAGATGTGTCCACTTTATCATGCATGTCTGACGGTTAtcttaatatgaaaaattatggcGAAACAACACTTGCACTAAGTAAAACAAGTCCATTTACCATTGTTGCAGATGCGCGTGGTAAAGAAATGGTTGTTAGAAAATCGTCTATTTGTTGGCTtctcaataaaaattgtggTCGTCTCAGTAGTGATCGTTTACAGCGTGTAatggaaaaagaattttccTCCAAGCCAAAATCTACTTTAAGATCGAATCTATTAACACCATCTTGTAGAACTTGTGATGATGTAACTGTCG gtaaaagtgaaaaatccAGAGAATTTTCCAAAGAATGTGCAATTATCAATTATGAGTCAAATCGTGAAGTAGGAGTGTTGTGTTCGTGGTATAGTTACGATACCGAAGGAAATGTTAAACCTATATTAATAGAGAGCCATGGATACATAAGTTTGAGAAATTATGTATGTACTATTACCAACGGATTTATAGAGAACAAATTAAAACTCCACGaaactgttttaaaatatatcaaatcttTCGTTGAGACTGAGCCAATAGCTAACCCTAATGATTATGTATTAGTTCCTTTCGAAACTAATAAGtcctttatttattacataggAGTTGTGATTTTCTCAAAGGAGAatgaatataacattaaatttatgaagaagaaagaaaattatttattttattttccaaagcGAGACGATATTTGTGTAGTTAAGTCTGTTAATATTGTACGTAAGTTATCTTCTCCTAATATTGATGCCAAAGGACTTTATTCATTTTCTCCACAGGAACTTGCAACTTATAAGTTAGGATaa
- the LOC136997182 gene encoding uncharacterized protein isoform X1: MNFESANKISQEYVRKLLLNHIPDSEGTVLYLKLLNYIILSYTDLYLTPLERLSKLWYCVFIIRIWRNWIKGNRKYTLTDNFLSLNCYACIEINAHSMINMIQKLRDCNMSHLFMPPLFSSQPCEAFFRQIRSMSTTYSTIVNCSLLDVIHRIKKIQLQTDILASKLNKNISFPRIEYKVKTIQIQPNLPTNDDIYEAIEKARKKAITDAHKFDLEPGELNCNLPLIVDARVDDSKADFFDGENRDENDILYDYVDGTRENSTITSASIRASTSRSMEQEDDEFPAEDILEDVSTLSCMSDGYLNMKNYGETTLALSKTSPFTIVADARGKEMVVRKSSICWLLNKNCGRLSSDRLQRVMEKEFSSKPKSTLRSNLLTPSCRTCDDVTVGEWCLFRQTEKNVILLGLILSFSYLQGKSEKSREFSKECAIINYESNREVGVLCSWYSYDTEGNVKPILIESHGYISLRNYVCTITNGFIENKLKLHETVLKYIKSFVETEPIANPNDYVLVPFETNKSFIYYIGVVIFSKENEYNIKFMKKKENYLFYFPKRDDICVVKSVNIVRKLSSPNIDAKGLYSFSPQELATYKLG, encoded by the coding sequence ATGAATTTTGAATCTGCTAACAAAATATCACAAGAATATGTTCGGAAATTACTACTTAATCATATCCCTGATTCTGAGGGTACCGtgctatatttaaaattattaaattatataatactgtCATATACTGATCTCTATTTAACACCTTTAGAAAGGCTATCTAAATTATGGTACTGTGTGTTTATAATACGAATATGGCGCAACTGGATAAAAGGTAACCGAAAGTATACTTTAACAGACAactttttaagtttaaattgTTATGCCTGTATTGAAATCAATGCACATAGTATGATAAATATGATACAAAAGTTAAGAGATTGCAATATGTCACATTTGTTTATGCCGCCATTGTTTAGTAGTCAGCCTTGTGAGGCATTTTTTCGTCAAATTAGATCTATGTCCACTACTTACTCGACTATTGTAAATTGTAGTTTACTTGATGTCATACACAGAATTAAGAAGATACAATTACAAACCGATATCTTAGCcagcaaattaaataaaaatattagtttccCGAGAATAGAATATAAAGTGAAAACAATACAGATTCAGCCCAATTTACCAACTAATGACGATATTTACGAAGCGATCGAAAAAGCTAGGAAAAAAGCTATCACTGATGCTCACAAGTTTGATCTAGAGCCGGGAGAACTAAATTGCAATTTACCTTTAATAGTTGATGCGAGAGTTGATGACTCTAAAGCCGACTTCTTTGATGGTGAAAACCGAGATgaaaacgatattttatatgactaTGTAGACGGCACTAGAGAAAATAGTACGATTACATCAGCTTCTATTCGAGCTTCTACTTCTAGAAGTATGGAGCAAGAAGATGACGAATTTCCAGCAGAAGATATCCTTGAAGATGTGTCCACTTTATCATGCATGTCTGACGGTTAtcttaatatgaaaaattatggcGAAACAACACTTGCACTAAGTAAAACAAGTCCATTTACCATTGTTGCAGATGCGCGTGGTAAAGAAATGGTTGTTAGAAAATCGTCTATTTGTTGGCTtctcaataaaaattgtggTCGTCTCAGTAGTGATCGTTTACAGCGTGTAatggaaaaagaattttccTCCAAGCCAAAATCTACTTTAAGATCGAATCTATTAACACCATCTTGTAGAACTTGTGATGATGTAACTGTCGGTGAGTGGTGCCTGTTTCGACAGAccgaaaaaaatgtaatactcTTGGGTTTGATTTTAAGTTTTTCTTACCTTCAAggtaaaagtgaaaaatccAGAGAATTTTCCAAAGAATGTGCAATTATCAATTATGAGTCAAATCGTGAAGTAGGAGTGTTGTGTTCGTGGTATAGTTACGATACCGAAGGAAATGTTAAACCTATATTAATAGAGAGCCATGGATACATAAGTTTGAGAAATTATGTATGTACTATTACCAACGGATTTATAGAGAACAAATTAAAACTCCACGaaactgttttaaaatatatcaaatcttTCGTTGAGACTGAGCCAATAGCTAACCCTAATGATTATGTATTAGTTCCTTTCGAAACTAATAAGtcctttatttattacataggAGTTGTGATTTTCTCAAAGGAGAatgaatataacattaaatttatgaagaagaaagaaaattatttattttattttccaaagcGAGACGATATTTGTGTAGTTAAGTCTGTTAATATTGTACGTAAGTTATCTTCTCCTAATATTGATGCCAAAGGACTTTATTCATTTTCTCCACAGGAACTTGCAACTTATAAGTTAGGATaa
- the LOC136997182 gene encoding uncharacterized protein isoform X3, with translation MHKFIKKGEKYSDYFDKYYICPSEFRIPIGHKILLSEIQKFVTNKLSSDKMYFTPELRLEKSNCQPQKLTKSMNFTMNQKRKNCASQTASKLQNEDFSPSSSQHTNSGSNPDTLVDINLNAEHDSLYGLVMAWLKNQNKVNKQVEKHVVENFSPASVEINIIEERINDSSKSSNYAAKIEANIICPICQKKTKAHKLEYGKQGKMRWVKSNFKRHLKSHFSNAGSPCGRDTRSPSENQLEDDEPTNAMNSAKNGISEDITETASSGE, from the exons ATGCACAAGTTCATAAAAAAGGGCGAGAAATACAGCGACTATttcgacaaatattatatttgcccTAGTGAGTTCCGCATTCCAATCGGACATAAGATACTACTCAGTGAAATACAGAAATTCGTTACTAACAAGCTCTCTTCggataaaatgtatttcacgCCTGAGTTAAGACTTGAAAAATCTAACTGTCAACCccaaaaattaacaaaaagcaTGAATTTCACTATGAATCAAAAGCGAAAAAACTGTGCAAGTCAAACAGCAAGTAAACTTCAAAATGAAGACTTCTCGCCGAGTTCCTCGCAGCATACCAATAGTGGATCAAATCCAGACACTCTCGTTGACATTAATTTGAACGCTGAGCATGACAGTCTTTATGGCTTAGTAATGGCATGGTTGAAAAACCAAAATAaa GTAAATAAGCAAGTCGAGAAGCATGTTGTCGAGAACTTTTCGCCTGCTTCTGtggaaataaatatcattgaagaaagaataaatgatAGTTCGAAGAGCTCTAACTATGCTGCTAAGATCGAGGCTAATATTATTTGCCCCATATGTCAGAAAAAGACAAAAGCCCATAAACTCGAATATGGGAAACAAGGAAAAATGAGATGggtaaaatcaaattttaagaGGCACCTCAAATCTCATTTTTCCAATGCGGGCAGTCCTTGCGGGCGTGATACACGG TCCCCCTCAGAAAATCAGCTTGAGGACGATGAACCGACGAATGCTATGAATTCTGCAAAAAACGGCATCTCGGAGGACATCACTGAAACAGCGAGTTCGGGGGAATAA